A single genomic interval of Helianthus annuus cultivar XRQ/B chromosome 6, HanXRQr2.0-SUNRISE, whole genome shotgun sequence harbors:
- the LOC110944668 gene encoding MDIS1-interacting receptor like kinase 2 — FWVLSVRLDENHLTGNISEDFGIYPELDYIDLSNNNFYGEVSSNWGHCPNLTSLDISNNNLSGKISTELGGATRLVELHLSSNQLIGEIPKSFERLSSLTKLYLDGNKLSGKIPSELGNLYNLEEINIAKNSLTGPINENIGDCFKLRSLNLSSNKFEGVIPVHICKLEKLESLDLSENNLTRSLPSQLGGLQSLQILNISHNNLTGSIPSSFTKMSSLTTVDVSFNQLEGPLPKMRAFEDAPTEALGHNKRLCGNNTGLDCPINTNKVSKMLLIILPTLGCMVLLFYIGVIFFYLHKRNSNDINRTQVTQTNPFTIWSYDGRMAYESIIEALEDFDLKHVIGVGGHGTVYKAELSTKVLAVKKIHAPADGETQNFKSFENEIQALTEIRHQNIVKLYGFCSHSRHSFLVYEFLSGGSLRNVLNHIEQAVEFDWEKRVMAVKGIAKALSYIHHDCSQPIIHRDLSSNNVLFDSDWVAHISDFGTVGPFPEDDEPKPCYTNLLASE, encoded by the coding sequence TTTTGGGTTCTATCAGTACGGCTTGATGAAAACCATCTAACTGGAAACATCTCGGAAGATTTTGGGATTTATCCAGAGTTAGATTATATAGACTTGAGCAACAATAACTTTTACGGTGAGGTGTCTAGTAACTGGGGGCATTGCCCTAATTTAACTAGCTTAGATATATCAAACAACAATTTGTCTGGAAAAATATCTACAGAGCTAGGAGGAGCAACAAGATTAGTCGAATTACATCTCTCATCAAATCAATTAATTGGTGAAATCCCAAAGAGCTTTGAAAGACTAAGCTCATTGACGAAATTGTACTTGGATGGCAACAAGCTATCCGGTAAAATTCCTTCAGAGCTTGGAAATCTGTACAACTTAGAAGAAATTAACATAGCAAAAAATTCACTTACCGGTCCAATCAATGAAAATATAGGAGATTGCTTTAAGTTAAGGAGCTTGAACTTAAGTAGTAACAAATTTGAGGGAGTTATCCCAGTGCATATTTGCAAGTTGGAAAAGTTAGAATCTCTTGACCTTAGTGAAAATAATTTGACCAGGAGTTTACCTTCACAGCTTGGGGGTCTACAAAGTCTACAAATATTAAACATCTCACATAATAACCTCACAGGCTCTATTCCTTCAAGTTTCACTAAAATGTCAAGTTTAACCACagtcgatgtatctttcaatcAGCTAGAGGGACCACTACCAAAGATGCGAGCTTTTGAAGATGCTCCAACGGAGGCACTAGGACATAACAAGCGGTTATGTGGAAACAACACAGGGTTAGATTGTCCCATCAATACAAACAAGGTTTCAAAGATGCTATTAATCATACTTCCAACTTTGGGATGCATGGTCCTGTTGTTTTATATCGGTGTCATATTCTTTTATCTCCATAAAAGAAATTCAAATGATATAAATAGGACACAAGTGACACAAACAAACCCTTTTACCATCTGGAGCTATGATGGGAGAATGGCGTATGAGAGCATCATTGAAGCTTTAGAGGACTTTGACTTGAAGCATGTTATTGGGGTTGGCGGACACGGTACTGTGTATAAGGCAGAATTGTCAACAAAAGTTTTGGCGGTGAAGAAAATTCATGCACCAGCAGACGGCGAGACACAAAATTTTAAGAGTTTCGAAAATGAGATCCAAGCATTAACAGAAATACGTCATCAAAACATTGTCAAGCTCTATGGATTTTGTTCACATTCCCGGCACTCATTTCTGGTATATGAGTTTTTGTCAGGAGGGAGCTTAAGAAATGTACTGAATCACATCGAACAAGCTGTCGAATTTGATTGGGAAAAGAGGGTGATGGCTGTTAAAGGTATTGCAAAGGCGTTATCCTATATTCACCATGATTGTTCACAACCAATCATCCATAGAGACTTGTCGAGCAACAATGTTTTATTCGATTCGGATTGGGTTGCTCATATATCTGATTTTGGCAc